One Actinosynnema pretiosum DNA segment encodes these proteins:
- the dacB gene encoding D-alanyl-D-alanine carboxypeptidase/D-alanyl-D-alanine endopeptidase has product MIGLRLSALVAASVLVVAVPASGGVVARGSLGGDLGALLADPRLAGADVGLVVRNAETGAEVFDNRGGKRGQPASTAKLLTSAAALEVLGPDHRFATAVSASGTAVGGVLSGDLHLRGTGDPTVLAADYDALAASVARGGIRVVMGKLVADDTWFDRVRLGTGWAWDDEPYYYNAQISALTVSPDADYDAGSVVVRVAPGVAGAAAKVSVEPPSDYVQVESTAVTGPAGSASSVSVVRRHGSNVVDVSGSVPAGGAVVSEWSAVWEPTGLVTSLFRDALARNGVRVLGGTGQGVTPAGARKVAEHLSMPLSGLLTPFLKLSNNMHAEILVKSVGRAVFGEGSWGAGLRAVAERLGGLGVDAGALSLRDGSGLSRMDQVSAGALADLLVAVRGKAWFPVWRDALPVAGVADRLVGGTLRNRMRGTAAEGNARAKTGSLTGVSALAGYVTTASGTPLVFAMISNNALGSVRELEDAVVVRLASDREGRGGGVRVERAVEGRVDVECSWVKAC; this is encoded by the coding sequence GTGATCGGGTTGCGGTTGTCCGCCCTCGTGGCGGCTTCGGTGCTGGTGGTGGCGGTTCCGGCCTCGGGCGGTGTGGTCGCGCGGGGGTCGCTCGGCGGGGATCTCGGCGCCCTGCTGGCCGATCCCCGGTTGGCGGGGGCGGACGTGGGGCTGGTGGTGCGGAACGCGGAGACCGGCGCGGAGGTGTTCGACAACCGGGGTGGGAAGCGGGGGCAGCCCGCGTCGACGGCGAAGCTGCTCACCTCGGCGGCGGCGCTGGAGGTCCTCGGGCCGGACCACCGGTTCGCCACCGCGGTGTCGGCGTCCGGGACGGCCGTGGGCGGAGTGCTCAGCGGGGACCTGCACCTGCGGGGCACCGGGGACCCCACGGTGCTGGCGGCCGACTACGACGCGCTGGCGGCGTCGGTGGCGCGCGGTGGGATCAGGGTGGTGATGGGGAAGCTGGTCGCGGACGACACGTGGTTCGACCGGGTGCGGTTGGGGACCGGGTGGGCCTGGGACGACGAGCCTTACTACTACAACGCGCAGATCTCGGCGTTGACGGTGTCGCCGGATGCCGACTACGACGCGGGGTCGGTGGTCGTGCGGGTGGCGCCGGGGGTCGCGGGGGCGGCTGCGAAGGTGAGCGTGGAGCCGCCGAGCGACTACGTGCAGGTCGAGAGCACTGCGGTCACGGGGCCCGCGGGGTCCGCGTCGAGCGTGTCGGTCGTGCGGCGGCACGGGAGCAACGTGGTGGACGTGAGCGGGTCGGTTCCGGCCGGGGGCGCGGTGGTGAGCGAGTGGAGCGCGGTGTGGGAGCCGACCGGGCTGGTGACCTCGCTGTTCCGGGACGCGTTGGCGCGGAACGGGGTTCGGGTGCTCGGCGGGACGGGGCAGGGGGTGACGCCCGCGGGGGCGCGGAAGGTCGCTGAGCACCTGTCGATGCCGTTGTCTGGGTTGTTGACGCCGTTCTTGAAGCTGAGCAACAACATGCACGCGGAGATCCTGGTGAAGAGCGTGGGGCGGGCGGTGTTCGGCGAGGGCAGCTGGGGGGCGGGGCTGCGGGCGGTGGCGGAGCGGCTCGGCGGGCTGGGGGTGGACGCGGGGGCGCTGTCGCTGCGGGACGGGTCGGGGTTGTCGCGGATGGACCAGGTGAGCGCGGGGGCGCTGGCGGACCTGCTGGTGGCGGTGCGGGGGAAGGCGTGGTTCCCGGTGTGGCGGGACGCGCTGCCGGTGGCGGGGGTGGCCGATCGGCTGGTGGGCGGGACGTTGCGGAACCGGATGCGGGGGACGGCGGCGGAGGGGAACGCTCGGGCCAAGACGGGGTCGTTGACCGGGGTCAGCGCGCTGGCGGGGTACGTGACGACGGCTTCGGGGACGCCGCTGGTGTTCGCGATGATCAGCAACAACGCGCTGGGGTCGGTGCGGGAGCTGGAGGACGCGGTCGTGGTGCGGTTGGCGAGCGATCGCGAGGGGCGCGGGGGTGGCGTCCGGGTGGAGCGGGCGGTGGAGGGGCGGGTGGACGTGGAGTGCAGTTGGGTGAAGGCCTGCTGA
- a CDS encoding cytochrome P450: MVVTTTEPRAYPFSVPDGLDAEPLFSSLRIEEPLVRVQLPYGEPAWLATRYEDVRTVLGDPRFSRAASAGRDEPRVRPIPSPPGSILGLDPPDHSRLRRLVAKAFTVRRVEQLRPRAQEIADGLVDSMLDGGPGADLVEEFALPLPITVICELLGVPYADRVDFRVWSDAFLSTTKFTPDEVREHTGKMAGYIAGLIAQRRREPTEDLLGALVVARDDEDRLSEDELLSLAMALLVAGHETTASQIPNFAYVLLTNPAQLELLRADPALLPRAVEELMRFVPLGIGGGIPRYATEDVELGGVLVRAGEPVLPAITSANRDREVWSDADVLDLRREGASHVGFGHGAHHCLGAPLARMELQVAVDTLLRRLPGLRLADEPITWKAGMSTRGPATMPVTWDAPGR, encoded by the coding sequence GGGCCTACCCGTTCAGCGTTCCCGATGGGCTGGACGCGGAGCCCCTGTTCTCGTCGTTGCGCATCGAAGAACCGCTCGTCCGCGTGCAACTCCCCTACGGCGAGCCCGCCTGGCTCGCCACCCGGTACGAGGACGTGCGCACCGTGCTCGGCGACCCCCGGTTCAGCCGGGCCGCGAGCGCGGGGCGGGACGAGCCTCGGGTACGGCCGATCCCCTCGCCGCCCGGCAGCATCCTGGGGCTCGACCCGCCGGACCACAGCCGGTTGCGCAGGCTCGTCGCCAAGGCGTTCACGGTGCGCCGGGTCGAGCAGCTGCGGCCCCGCGCGCAGGAGATCGCGGACGGGCTGGTGGACTCCATGCTCGACGGCGGGCCGGGGGCCGACCTGGTGGAGGAGTTCGCGCTGCCGCTGCCGATCACCGTGATCTGCGAGCTGCTGGGCGTGCCCTACGCGGACCGGGTGGACTTCCGGGTGTGGTCGGACGCGTTCCTGTCCACCACCAAGTTCACCCCGGACGAGGTGCGCGAGCACACCGGGAAGATGGCGGGCTACATCGCCGGGCTGATCGCGCAGCGCCGCCGCGAGCCCACGGAGGACCTGCTCGGCGCGCTGGTCGTGGCGCGCGACGACGAGGACCGGCTGTCCGAGGACGAGCTGCTGTCCCTGGCGATGGCGCTGCTGGTGGCCGGGCACGAGACCACCGCCTCGCAGATCCCCAACTTCGCCTACGTGCTGCTCACCAACCCCGCCCAGCTGGAGCTGCTGCGCGCCGACCCCGCGCTGCTGCCGAGGGCGGTGGAGGAGCTGATGCGGTTCGTGCCGCTGGGCATCGGGGGCGGCATCCCCCGGTACGCCACCGAGGACGTGGAGCTGGGCGGGGTGCTGGTGCGCGCGGGTGAGCCGGTGCTGCCCGCCATCACCTCCGCGAACCGGGACCGGGAGGTCTGGTCGGACGCGGACGTGCTGGACCTGCGGCGCGAGGGGGCCTCGCACGTCGGGTTCGGGCACGGCGCGCACCACTGCCTGGGGGCGCCGCTCGCGCGCATGGAGCTCCAGGTGGCGGTGGACACCCTGCTGCGCCGGTTGCCCGGACTGCGGTTGGCCGACGAGCCGATCACCTGGAAGGCGGGCATGTCCACCAGGGGGCCCGCGACGATGCCGGTGACCTGGGACGCGCCGGGGCGCTGA